The nucleotide sequence GCGGACTGGAGAGCGTAGTTCTCGCTCCAATTCGGCCCTATCAACAGCCTTGTCCAGAAACACCCGGAAAAGGCTAAGGCCAACAGGATGAATATAACCGATGAGTTAAACTTTCCGTGAAATCGCATTTAATAAAAACCCTCCTTTTGCGGCGGTGTATACGAAATACGCCCCGAATAGAAACAGGAACATGGAGCAGAACATCAGGAAAAGCCTGTATACCTTGTCGTTTATAAACCTCCCGCCTAAGGTTAAGCTGATCCCAACGGCGCCATACCAGGCGAGGTCCGAGGAGATGTGTCCGATATAGAAGGAGGGCAGCAGGATGAAACTGCCTTTGATCGCTTTAGAGACGAAGGTCGCCCCGACGGTCAGCCACCAGATGGTCCAAAACGGATTTGAGAGGCTCACGATGACCCCAAGACCGAAGGGTTTAAGGAACTTTCCTCCCTCTTTTCCCCTCCCAGGTTGAGCTTTCTCCAGCAACGATCCGATGCTTGGGCGCGTATGGCGAAAGGCATCTTTGATCATCCACACGGCCATCCATATCATGACCATGCCGCCGGTTATACCGATCATCTTAAAGATGAAAGGTTTATCCATGACCTCCTTCAGCCCAAATGTGAGGCCCACCACGGTGAAGAGTTCAAGAAGACTGTGTCCCGCGACGATCATGATCGCCGCTATGAGCCCTAGCCTCAGGGTCTGGGATATCGTCACCAGGAGCAGAGGCCCAGGCGTAATAGCCCCTGAGAAGCCGACTATGAAAGCGGTCAGAAACATACTCAACGGCGACATGATGACACCCCGCGGATCAGCTCGCCTATATGGTAATAGATCGGCGGGGTTAAGTCAAGCCGAAGGGCATATAGGCTGTAGAGGCCATGGACATCCGCATGAGGATACCCCTTTTCTAACCTCCTGAAATAATAATGTCATTTGTCGTCATTTATGGTCATTTGTAGTCATTATCATGATGGTGACGTCTATCTGTCCAACGTCCAGGGTCTGAGGATTACAGGTTATCAGCCGGCGGATGTTTTCAATGGCGGCGAAGCCGAATGACCCAATGGTTGCCCAAGATGGCGTAGCGCTTGCACAGGCGATTATAAACGGCTTGCGGGACGTCGTCAAGGAACCTTG is from Candidatus Poribacteria bacterium and encodes:
- a CDS encoding LysE family transporter: MSPLSMFLTAFIVGFSGAITPGPLLLVTISQTLRLGLIAAIMIVAGHSLLELFTVVGLTFGLKEVMDKPFIFKMIGITGGMVMIWMAVWMIKDAFRHTRPSIGSLLEKAQPGRGKEGGKFLKPFGLGVIVSLSNPFWTIWWLTVGATFVSKAIKGSFILLPSFYIGHISSDLAWYGAVGISLTLGGRFINDKVYRLFLMFCSMFLFLFGAYFVYTAAKGGFLLNAISRKV